A section of the Spirochaetota bacterium genome encodes:
- a CDS encoding 2-isopropylmalate synthase has protein sequence MHDNRIIIFDTTLRDGEQSPGFSMNMDEKLHFADQLVKLGVDVIEAGFPRSSQGDFDAVRRIAGRARGAQVAGLARASFDDIDTAWEALKEAENPRIHTFISSSDIHIEYQLKKTREQVMEQAVASVKRACSYTSNVEFSPMDATRSDREYLARMVEAVIEAGAATVNIPDTVGYSIPSEFHDLIAFLFERVKNIHRAVISVHCHNDLGLAAANALAAIQAGARQVECTVNGIGERAGNTSLEEIVMAVKTRSNIFNVITGINTKQIMATSKLLTHITGVSVQPNKAIVGANAFAHESGIHQDGMLKNAMTYEIMNPEDVGIGRSNIVLGKHSGRHAVIARLKSLGYDLAGEELERFFKYFKALADAKKQIFDEDLEVLIGETVYKEKGRFKVTNVQISTGMFSPPMTLVTIKDRENEGAEVFDVAAGNGGVDAGINAVRKITGTGARIESFNLVAITGGSDALCEVTVKVAEEYEGKTLKVTGSGVNIDISVAGIFSFVDALNKMEYRKKVNGVRERVEARV, from the coding sequence ATGCATGACAACAGGATAATCATTTTTGATACGACACTTCGCGACGGCGAGCAGTCGCCGGGATTCAGCATGAACATGGACGAAAAGCTCCACTTCGCCGACCAGCTCGTCAAGCTGGGTGTCGATGTCATCGAGGCGGGCTTCCCCCGTTCGTCCCAGGGGGACTTCGACGCGGTACGGCGCATCGCCGGACGCGCAAGGGGCGCACAGGTGGCGGGGCTCGCGCGGGCCAGCTTCGACGACATCGACACGGCCTGGGAGGCGCTCAAGGAGGCGGAGAACCCGCGCATCCATACCTTCATTTCAAGCTCCGATATTCACATCGAGTACCAGCTCAAGAAAACGCGCGAACAGGTGATGGAACAGGCGGTTGCCTCGGTAAAGCGGGCGTGCTCGTACACCTCGAACGTTGAGTTTTCGCCGATGGACGCCACGCGCAGTGACCGGGAATACCTTGCGCGGATGGTCGAGGCGGTGATTGAGGCGGGCGCCGCCACGGTGAACATCCCCGACACGGTCGGATATTCAATCCCGTCGGAGTTTCACGATCTTATCGCATTTTTGTTCGAGCGCGTAAAGAACATCCACCGCGCCGTCATCTCGGTGCACTGCCATAACGACCTCGGGCTCGCCGCCGCGAACGCCCTCGCCGCCATCCAGGCCGGCGCGCGCCAGGTCGAGTGCACCGTCAACGGAATCGGCGAGCGCGCGGGGAACACTTCGCTCGAGGAAATAGTGATGGCGGTGAAGACCCGCTCTAACATCTTTAACGTGATTACGGGCATCAACACAAAGCAGATCATGGCGACCTCGAAACTCCTGACGCACATAACGGGCGTTTCCGTTCAGCCGAACAAGGCGATCGTCGGCGCCAACGCATTCGCCCACGAGTCGGGGATACACCAGGACGGCATGCTCAAGAACGCCATGACTTACGAGATCATGAACCCCGAGGACGTGGGTATCGGCCGGTCGAACATCGTGCTGGGCAAGCACTCGGGACGCCACGCGGTCATCGCGCGGCTGAAGTCCCTCGGTTACGACCTGGCCGGCGAGGAGCTGGAGCGCTTCTTTAAATATTTCAAGGCGCTTGCCGACGCCAAGAAGCAGATATTCGACGAGGACCTCGAGGTGCTCATCGGCGAGACCGTCTACAAGGAGAAGGGGCGCTTCAAGGTAACGAACGTGCAGATATCGACGGGCATGTTCTCGCCGCCGATGACGCTCGTTACGATCAAGGATCGCGAGAACGAGGGCGCCGAAGTGTTCGACGTGGCCGCCGGGAACGGCGGCGTGGACGCGGGCATCAACGCGGTCAGGAAGATCACAGGCACCGGCGCGCGCATCGAGTCGTTCAACCTCGTGGCGATCACGGGCGGCTCCGACGCGCTCTGCGAGGTGACGGTGAAGGTCGCCGAGGAGTACGAGGGTAAAACGCTCAAGGTTACGGGAAGCGGCGTCAACATCGACATCTCGGTGGCCGGTATCTTTTCGTTCGTCGACGCGCTCAACAAGATGGAATACCGCAAGAAAGTGAACGGCGTGCGCGAGCGGGTCGAGGCGCGAGTGTGA
- a CDS encoding acetoin utilization protein AcuC, translated as MHNILMYSDEISHVEYDPNHPFKPGRGKQLMDLLKRHNLIFEENQKVISPRPLDESLLLLAHTRYYIDLLKRADEGEFSLEMLEAGLGTGDNPIFPGMYRFSLITSGGTWQGAQMLDAGEARFVFNPIGGFHHAGKNHAGGFCYVNDIGIAIMDLIRKGRRVAYIDIDVHHGNGVQDLFYKDDRVLKISIHESGITLYPWSGFQNEIGVDAGTGYNVNIPLLKGTDDEVYLEAFESVVPPLVKAFKPDIVFAQIGGDVHREDPLAHLRLTSNGYKRVIRIINELSPRIMATGGGGYNVYKTSALWALAWAAFCGITPSDHYAGVVGGMMYGPEAHAGSLDDEPFTAKGAEKDECRKHAEEVVDYIRKQVFPIHGIG; from the coding sequence ATGCATAATATCTTGATGTACTCCGACGAGATCTCCCATGTCGAATACGATCCCAATCATCCCTTCAAGCCGGGGAGGGGGAAACAGCTTATGGACCTCCTCAAACGGCATAACCTCATCTTCGAGGAAAATCAGAAGGTGATAAGCCCCCGGCCGCTCGACGAGAGCCTGCTCCTTCTCGCCCATACCCGGTATTACATCGACCTCTTAAAGCGGGCCGACGAGGGAGAATTTTCGCTCGAGATGCTCGAGGCGGGACTCGGCACCGGCGATAATCCCATTTTCCCGGGGATGTACCGCTTTTCGCTCATCACCTCGGGGGGCACATGGCAGGGAGCCCAGATGCTCGATGCCGGCGAGGCGCGCTTCGTGTTCAATCCCATCGGCGGTTTTCATCATGCGGGGAAAAACCACGCCGGCGGCTTCTGCTACGTCAACGATATCGGTATCGCTATTATGGACCTTATCAGGAAAGGACGGCGTGTCGCCTATATCGATATAGACGTTCACCACGGCAACGGCGTGCAGGACCTGTTTTACAAGGACGACCGTGTGCTCAAGATTTCAATCCACGAATCGGGTATAACGCTCTATCCGTGGAGCGGCTTCCAGAATGAGATCGGCGTTGACGCCGGCACCGGCTACAACGTCAACATCCCGCTCCTGAAGGGGACCGACGACGAGGTGTACTTGGAGGCGTTCGAATCAGTCGTACCGCCGCTGGTAAAGGCGTTCAAGCCGGACATCGTCTTCGCCCAGATCGGCGGAGACGTGCATCGCGAAGACCCGCTCGCCCATCTTCGCCTGACGTCAAACGGGTACAAGCGCGTAATCCGGATCATCAACGAGCTGTCGCCCAGAATCATGGCGACCGGTGGCGGGGGCTACAACGTCTACAAGACCTCCGCGCTCTGGGCGCTGGCGTGGGCCGCCTTCTGCGGTATCACGCCGAGCGACCACTATGCCGGCGTGGTGGGGGGGATGATGTACGGGCCCGAGGCGCACGCGGGAAGCCTCGACGACGAGCCGTTTACCGCGAAGGGCGCCGAAAAGGACGAATGCCGAAAACATGCCGAAGAGGTGGTCGACTACATCCGCAAACAGGTTTTCCCGATACACGGAATAGGGTAG
- a CDS encoding GGDEF domain-containing protein has protein sequence MKSAFTKSRQLLFVAVILLVLILSNGAFLLREVSRLQNDARIINYAGIMRGSIQRACNHELAGRRVEAVIGQVDALIASFENRDHGFEIKMFEERFFKELQELKATWSLLKGQISAFRASNNDRNRERVLALAEQCWAASNRLVYTTQYASEAKLNVLEYVFILIVLNAIAVLIIIDLVRSYVRQRLEFAAHHDQLTGALNRYSYTIALEREVKRSRRYGSPLSLLLFDIDNFKTVNDTHGHKAGDYVLREVVHIVSEQIRDSDFLCRVGGEEFVVIAVESDCKSGGAMAEKLRGMIQKHNFQTTGRITVSFGVAGLGAEENSDSFFRRADAALYRAKQAGRNRVACAVMKD, from the coding sequence ATGAAAAGCGCGTTCACCAAGTCGCGCCAGCTCCTCTTCGTGGCCGTTATACTCCTCGTGCTTATCCTCTCCAACGGAGCCTTCCTCTTGCGCGAGGTAAGCAGGCTGCAGAACGACGCTCGCATCATCAACTATGCAGGCATCATGCGCGGCTCGATCCAGCGCGCGTGCAACCACGAGCTTGCCGGCCGGCGCGTCGAAGCCGTCATCGGCCAGGTCGATGCGCTTATTGCAAGTTTCGAGAACCGCGATCACGGGTTCGAGATCAAAATGTTCGAAGAGCGGTTTTTCAAGGAGCTCCAGGAACTGAAGGCGACATGGAGCCTGCTGAAGGGCCAGATTTCGGCGTTCCGCGCTTCCAACAATGACAGAAACCGGGAGCGCGTGCTTGCCCTTGCCGAACAGTGCTGGGCCGCGTCCAACCGCCTCGTCTACACGACACAGTACGCGTCCGAGGCCAAGCTCAATGTGCTCGAATATGTCTTTATACTGATCGTCCTCAACGCAATCGCCGTGCTCATCATCATCGACCTTGTCCGAAGCTACGTGCGCCAGCGGCTCGAATTCGCCGCGCACCACGACCAGCTTACGGGCGCGCTCAACCGCTACTCCTACACCATAGCCCTGGAGCGCGAGGTGAAGCGGAGCCGGCGCTACGGTTCACCGCTCTCTCTCCTGTTGTTCGATATCGATAACTTTAAAACGGTCAACGATACCCACGGACACAAGGCGGGAGATTACGTGCTCAGGGAGGTGGTGCATATCGTGTCGGAACAGATCCGTGACAGCGATTTCCTGTGCCGCGTGGGCGGCGAGGAGTTCGTGGTGATCGCGGTCGAGAGCGACTGTAAAAGCGGTGGCGCCATGGCCGAGAAGCTCCGCGGGATGATACAGAAACACAATTTCCAAACTACGGGCCGCATCACCGTGAGTTTCGGCGTCGCCGGGCTCGGCGCGGAGGAGAATTCCGATTCATTTTTCAGACGGGCCGATGCCGCGCTCTACCGCGCCAAGCAGGCGGGCCGAAACAGGGTTGCCTGCGCGGTGATGAAGGACTGA
- a CDS encoding metallophosphoesterase: MKPTKVKKPAPGPVRILAMADIHGNRSMIERAGNDIRHADLVIVAGDITHTGRTAEAREVIALIESFNRNILAVHGNWDEPAVGDFLREKGIGIHADGRIIGGIGFFGLGGSSPTPIPTRTIYREPEILEMLRKGVAAAANVSVRVLVSHAPPRGLRDMTFLYLRGGSKSVRSFIEQNRVDLCVCGHIHEAGGVERFGDSIIVNTGAFKKGSYANIEIARDGGISCTMEKVGG, from the coding sequence ATGAAGCCCACGAAAGTGAAAAAACCCGCTCCCGGACCGGTCCGTATTCTGGCGATGGCCGACATTCACGGAAACAGGAGCATGATCGAGCGCGCCGGCAACGACATTCGGCACGCCGACCTCGTGATCGTCGCCGGTGATATTACTCACACCGGGCGCACGGCCGAGGCCCGCGAGGTGATCGCGCTGATCGAGTCATTCAACCGTAACATTCTCGCGGTCCACGGCAACTGGGACGAGCCGGCGGTCGGGGATTTTTTACGGGAGAAAGGCATCGGTATTCACGCCGACGGACGGATCATCGGCGGAATCGGGTTTTTCGGGCTGGGCGGCTCATCACCCACGCCGATTCCCACACGGACGATTTACCGCGAACCGGAAATACTCGAAATGCTGCGCAAAGGCGTCGCGGCGGCGGCAAACGTATCGGTCAGGGTGCTCGTATCCCATGCCCCACCACGCGGCCTGCGCGACATGACGTTTCTCTATCTTCGCGGCGGCAGTAAAAGCGTGAGGAGCTTTATAGAACAGAACCGGGTCGACCTGTGTGTCTGCGGCCACATCCATGAGGCGGGCGGTGTCGAGCGCTTCGGCGACTCCATCATCGTCAATACGGGTGCTTTCAAGAAAGGAAGCTACGCGAATATTGAGATAGCGCGCGACGGCGGAATATCGTGCACGATGGAGAAGGTCGGGGGTTGA